A region from the Corynebacterium halotolerans YIM 70093 = DSM 44683 genome encodes:
- a CDS encoding LGFP repeat-containing protein, whose protein sequence is MPRTTTMTRRLLTGFAAASLTLGLAACASVEDDTRLGDDSPEQTGAAHTTPEGADTANPGDITTVTDTTAGVQDEGAGGSQDTGDPQATEEGAEGDTQEIDLVDGSSVAVPVPLAEAINTHSADFGTPTGVEEGSDGRYLVSYEEDSYLAYSADTGAQPLIGMIAQTWMNEGGLDSDLGLPTGPEEAIPDGEGWTQEFTNGTISWVPAPLGDEYTSEIEQN, encoded by the coding sequence ATGCCTCGCACCACCACCATGACCCGCCGACTCCTCACCGGATTCGCCGCCGCGTCCCTGACCCTGGGGCTGGCGGCCTGCGCCTCCGTCGAGGACGACACGCGACTCGGCGACGACTCCCCGGAACAGACCGGCGCGGCACACACCACCCCGGAAGGCGCCGACACCGCGAACCCGGGGGACATCACCACCGTCACCGACACCACCGCCGGCGTGCAGGACGAAGGCGCCGGCGGTTCCCAGGACACCGGGGACCCCCAGGCAACCGAGGAGGGAGCGGAGGGGGACACCCAGGAGATCGACCTCGTGGACGGTTCGAGCGTCGCGGTCCCCGTGCCCCTGGCAGAGGCGATCAACACCCACTCCGCGGACTTCGGCACCCCGACCGGCGTCGAGGAAGGCTCGGACGGGCGGTACCTGGTCTCCTATGAGGAGGACAGCTACCTCGCCTACTCCGCGGACACCGGGGCCCAGCCGCTGATCGGCATGATCGCGCAGACCTGGATGAACGAGGGCGGCCTGGACTCCGACCTCGGCCTGCCGACCGGACCCGAGGAGGCCATCCCCGACGGTGAGGGATGGACCCAGGAGTTCACCAACGGCACCATTTCCTGGGTCCCCGCGCCACTGGGAGACGAGTACACCTCCGAAATCGAGCAGAACTAG
- a CDS encoding LysR family transcriptional regulator substrate-binding protein: MLTLSFVTGTEPGKWFHRFRERTDHGGLVTIDSDDALAELLDGRADLALTRLPDARVTDDHHVVRLYGESPGVAVPRESVFAELGEDVAAADLADEHVNYRIAADGTVDVAEVRVGLQVVGANVGVVIAPRPLLKVLAKKQAVPLGLDDPGVPHTEIALVWHRDGDSEAIQDFVGIAKGRTVNSSRQAAPKRTAREKALAKQARRVDKGQRSGQRRSGGASGSGPRRKKSR; this comes from the coding sequence ATGCTGACCTTAAGCTTCGTCACCGGCACTGAGCCGGGAAAGTGGTTCCACCGCTTCCGTGAACGCACCGACCACGGCGGGCTGGTCACGATCGACTCCGACGACGCACTCGCCGAGCTTCTCGACGGCCGCGCCGACCTCGCCCTGACCAGGCTGCCGGACGCGCGCGTCACCGACGACCACCACGTGGTGCGCCTCTACGGGGAGTCCCCCGGGGTGGCCGTGCCCAGAGAATCCGTGTTCGCAGAGCTGGGGGAGGACGTCGCCGCGGCGGATCTCGCCGACGAGCACGTCAACTACCGGATCGCCGCCGACGGCACCGTCGACGTCGCCGAAGTCCGCGTGGGCCTGCAGGTCGTCGGCGCCAACGTCGGGGTGGTGATCGCCCCGCGCCCGCTACTCAAGGTCCTGGCGAAGAAGCAGGCCGTACCCCTCGGACTGGATGATCCGGGGGTGCCCCACACCGAGATCGCCCTGGTCTGGCACCGGGACGGCGACTCGGAGGCGATCCAGGACTTCGTCGGCATCGCCAAGGGACGCACGGTCAACTCCTCCCGTCAGGCCGCACCGAAACGCACCGCACGGGAGAAGGCGCTGGCGAAGCAGGCGCGCCGGGTGGACAAGGGGCAGCGCTCGGGACAGCGACGTTCGGGCGGGGCCAGCGGGTCCGGTCCCCGGCGGAAGAAGTCACGATGA